The stretch of DNA TTTTTCCTAATAAAAAAAATTATTTAGTTGATTCTCTTTCAATAATTTCGGTTTCAATAACCACTTTTATAAAATCAGATTTTCTCTCATCATTCGTGAAATACTGGTCACTTTCAGCATCTATGGCTTCTAATCTATCTATTAATAAATTTGCAGCTTGTTCTCCTATTTTTTGACCATGCTGACTCACAGTTGTCAGACTTGGTGTCGCATGTTTTGACAATACGCCATCTGTAAAGCCAATAACTTGTACATCATCAGGAATCGTTAATCCTAACTTTCTTGCTACCTTCATAGCAGTAACTGCATACAATTCATTTACTGCAAAAACACCATCGATATTTTCATTTATTTTAAAAAACTGAGCGATTTCATTTTCTAAATCTTCCAAATGATTCTCTACATCCAAACTATCATCAATCTTTAATATGAGATTAGAATTTGCATCTATCCCACTAGTTCCCAATGCTTCCAAATATCCCTGAGTTCTTAATCTACCCACACTTACGTAATCCATTGTGGTGATGAGTGCTATATTTTTACAGCCGTTACCAACTAGTTTCTTAACCGCTTTAACCGCACCATTAAAATCATCTACAATCACCTTATCGCAATCTACTTCATTTACAACTCTATCAAACATGACAATAGGCATGCCTTGATTTATGGTTGCATTAAAATGGTGATAATCTTGCTTAAGTAACGTTTCTTTAGAAATGGAAAGAATAAACCCGTCAATACTACCATTGGCAAGCATTTCCATATTTATAATTTCTTTAGTAAAAGACTCATTTGATAATCCAACAATAACATTATATCCTCTCCTATTCGCTATTAACTCGATACCCCGAATGACTGTTGAAAAAAAGTGATGGACAATTTCCGGAATTAAAATACCTATAGTTTTTGTCTTTCTGTTTTTTAAGCTAAGTGCAATATTATTGGGCTTGTAATTGTACAGTTTAGCAAATGCCTGAATTTTTTTGGTGGTATCCTCACTTATTTCTTTACTATTACTAAGTGCTTTAGAAACAGTAGAAATAGATACATCCAATTCTCGAGCAATTTGCTTAAGTGTTATCTTTCGTTTCATGTGTTTATATCTATTGTTTTTTATTTGTCACATGTAGCATCCATATAATCATTGTCCTTGGGTATTGAACTTTTAGTTATGGATGTTTCATTGCATAAAATTTACTTTAAAAAACCCCATAATTATTTTACGAATTTATAAAGATATTATATTATTTCTTAGTATAAATATTATGAATTTTTATCACTTAAAACAATAAATATTGAAAAGTTGTTAACACGAAAACGTTTTCGCTAAGAATTTCGTAATTTATAATTCTCTCTTTACAATTTCTTTACATAGCTTTGGACTGAGGAGTGAAAATATAAATTGACAAACTAACACATTAATTCAACAAAATTGTATGAAATCATTCACTAAAAAATTACTGTTCTTCATGCTTGTTTTACCGGTATATATATTTGGTCAAAATACGCTAAAAGGAACGGTAACAGAACAATCAACTTCTATCCCGCTTCCGGGGGTTAATGTCGTCATAAAAGGGACAACAACCGGAACCACTACAGACTTTGATGGAAATTATAAAATTGAAGTTAACAATGGAGATATTATTGTGTTTTCTTATGTTGGCTACAAAGCACAAGAAATACAATATACTGGTCAAGCTTCACTAAATATACCGTTAGCTGAAGATACTGCTCTGCTTGAAGAAATAGTAATTATTGGCTATGGTAGCGTAAAAAAAGAAGACTTAACAGGTTCTGTTGATGTCGTTTCTTCAAAAGATTTTAATAGAGGAGCCATTGTTTCCCCAGATCAACTTTTACAAGGTAAAGCAGCCGGTGTAAGAATTACAAGTGCTGGTGGACAACCAGATGCTGCTCCAAATATTAGAATTAGAGGAGGTTCTTCACTCTCAGGAAACAACGCTCCTTTAATAGTAATAGATGGTGTCCCTTTGGATAACGGAGGTATAGCTGGTGTGGGCAACCCTTTAAGTCTTATTAATCCAAACGACATTGAAAGCTTTAGTGTACTTAAAGATGCTTCGGCAACTGCAATTTATGGATCCAGAGCTTCCAATGGTGTTCTAATTATCACAACTAAAAAAGGAACTTCTGGAGAAGCAAAATATAATTTTTCTGCCAGAACATCTATTAGCAGTATAAGCTCAAGCAAGCAAATCCCTGTTATGGATGGTAACGAATTCTTAAGATTCGCCAATCTTTATTTTCCAGACGATATAGGAACCATTGGTGTTCCAGTTGGATCGGTAGATACTGATGAGCCTTTTAGAGTTTTTAGTACACCAAGTGGAGATAGAGCTGTGTATAATACAGATTGGCAAGATGCCATTTATAGAACAGCTGTTACCCAAGATTATAACTTTGGGGTAAGAGCTAATTTATTTAAGAAAATACCTTTTAGAGCTTCTATAGGTTATAATGAAACGGAAGGTGTCGTAAAAACAAATGATTATGAAAGAGTTACGGCATCTATAAGATTATCTCCGAAATTGTTTGACAATCATTTAAAAATAGATATTAATGCTAAAGGAACTTCTGTTGACAAAAACGCAGTAGACGAAGGTGCCGCTTTAGGTGGTGCCATATCTATGGATCCTACAAAACCTATTTACGATGCTAATTCTATTTTTGGAGGGTTTTATCAACAATTACAAGCTTCAAACAACCCAAACGACCCAAATGCTAAAGCAGGTTCTGGTAACCCACTTGGGGTATTGTTACAAAGAATGCGACCTGAAAAAGTAAAGCGTTTGCTGGGTAATATAGAATTAGACTATAAATTTCATTTTTTACCGGAATTGCGTGCTGTTGTTAATCTAGGATTAGAAGCTTCAAGAGCTGAAATAGAAGAAACTTTTTCTGAAAATGCTATTAATGCTTATGCTAAAGTAAATGGAGCTCCTGTAGATGGCACCTATATCTTCAATCCCGGTAAAAGCTATGGAGAAAGACAACATATTACAAATGTGACTATGGAGTCTTATTTAGCATATCGCAAAGAGTTTGATGGTCTCTTTATCAATAATTTTGATATCCAAGGAGGGTACTCTTATCAAAATTTTAAAAATGACGGTAATAAAGATGAATTTGAAAACGACCCTTCAACTGGGGTTAGAATTCCAAACATAGATCCTTTAAACCCAAATAACAGATTTTTTAATGAATTGAATTTGCAGTCTTTCTTTGGTAGAGCTAATATCAATTTAGCCAATAAATATTTGCTTACTGCATCCTTTAGAGCAGATGGATCTTCTTTCTTTACCGAAGAAAACCGTTGGGGCTACTTCCCTTCTGCTGCCTTAGCCTGGAAAGCTAAAGAAGAATCATTTTTAAAAGACGTGACATTTATAAACGACTTTAAAATACGTTTAGGATGGGGAGAAACCGGACAACAGGATATTTCCGGACAAGTAGGGTTTTACCCTTCTATTCCTTTATTTGAAATTGGATCTCCAGAAAGTCAATACATTACGGGAGTTAATTTATACAATGCTAAAGAATTTAATCCAGATTTAACCTGGGAAAAAACGACCACTTATAATTTAGGTGTAGATTTTGACTTCTTTAAAAATAGTTTTATATCTGGATCTTTCGATATCTATAAAAGAGAAACCACTGATTTATTAGTATTAACAAATGTACCACCAGGACAAGCATTGAGTGATCAGGTTATTCAAAATGTAGGGGCTACGGAAAGTAAAGGGTTCGAATTAAATTTAAACCTAAACCCAGTACAAAATGACACTTTTAATTTATCACTAAACGGAAACTTGTCTTATAATTTCACTGAAGTTACCGACTTAAAAGGTGCCGAACAAATAAATGCTCCAGATGGTGGTTTAGCTATAGGAACAGGAAATATTTTATTAAGACATGCTTTAGGAGAACAAGCAGGTTCTGCATGGGTACTTAAACAGGTTTATGATGTAGATGGTGATCCTATTTTAGGTTCTTTTGTAGACCTAAACGATGACGGTAGAATTACAGAAGCAGATAGATATTACAGAGCCATACAACCTAACTGGACCTTTGGTTTTGGTATTAATATGAATTATAAAAACTGGGACTTAAGCGCAAGCTTTAGAGGACAGTTAGATGGTGAAATTTATAACTCCAGAAGATTAACTCATGGTGCCATCGACAATGCAAAATCCCTAGATGGCACTTTCTTTGTTAACTCACTAAACTTTTTTACAGGTGATGCTAACGCCGTATTTACAGATATTTTAGACCCTGTTCAATACTCTGATTATTTTATAGAAGGTGCTTCTTTTTTAAGATGTGAAAATATTGTTTTAGGTCACACCTTAACAAATCTCTTAAAAAATGCAACACTTAAAATTTATGGTGCTGTAAACAATCCATTTTTAATTACTAATTACTCAGGACAGGACCCTGAGAATTTCATAGGAATTGATAATGATTTTTACCCAAGAGCAACTGTGTATAATTTAGGTGTAAATATTGACTTTTAAACTATGGAAACTATGAAAAATAACATATTAAAATTACTATTAGGCTTCATAGTTGTTTTTACAACACTGTTTAGTTGTACAAGCGACTTAGATGCAGAACCTAAAATAGAATTATCATTAGATGAGCTTTTAGCCCAAGATCCTAAAGCTGTTGAAGGTATTTTGTCAAGACTTTATGGTTCCTTTGCGCTATCTGGTGCAGATGGTCCTGGTAGTTCAGATATTAGTGATGATGCCGGAGAATCCCCATTTTTAAGAGGTATTGTTAACCTTCAGGATTTTGCTGCAGATGCTATGAAAAATCGTTGGGGTGATAATGGCTTAGACCAATTAACAACCACCAGTGACTGGACGGCTGAAAATAAATTCTTTAGATATTTATATAATAGAATATTCTTTACCATACCACAGTGTAATAACTTACTTTCTATATTACCAAATGTTAATGTAGAGGATAAAGATGCTATCACATCTGAAGTTAGATTTATTAGAGCTTTAGCTAATTTTTACTTAATAGATGTATTTGGTAAAGGTGTACTTGCTACCGAAGAAAATTTCGGGCAAACCGAATCACTTCCAGAAGCTTCCAGACAAGAATTATTTGATTATGTTGAAGCTGAACTTCTGGCTATTGAACCTTTATTATCAACTACAAACACTTATGGTAGAGCAACCAAAGGCGCTGCTCAAATTCTACTGGCAAAATTATACTTAAACGCAGAAGTTTATACTGGTACAGCAAGATATGCTGATGCCGCAACCTATGCAAACAAAGTTATTACAGATAGTCCTTATAGTTTGGCTACAGATTTTGTGAGTATATTTTCAGCTGATAATAATACATCCACTGAAATTATTTTACCGCT from Flavivirga spongiicola encodes:
- a CDS encoding LacI family DNA-binding transcriptional regulator, with amino-acid sequence MKRKITLKQIARELDVSISTVSKALSNSKEISEDTTKKIQAFAKLYNYKPNNIALSLKNRKTKTIGILIPEIVHHFFSTVIRGIELIANRRGYNVIVGLSNESFTKEIINMEMLANGSIDGFILSISKETLLKQDYHHFNATINQGMPIVMFDRVVNEVDCDKVIVDDFNGAVKAVKKLVGNGCKNIALITTMDYVSVGRLRTQGYLEALGTSGIDANSNLILKIDDSLDVENHLEDLENEIAQFFKINENIDGVFAVNELYAVTAMKVARKLGLTIPDDVQVIGFTDGVLSKHATPSLTTVSQHGQKIGEQAANLLIDRLEAIDAESDQYFTNDERKSDFIKVVIETEIIERESTK
- a CDS encoding SusC/RagA family TonB-linked outer membrane protein, whose amino-acid sequence is MKSFTKKLLFFMLVLPVYIFGQNTLKGTVTEQSTSIPLPGVNVVIKGTTTGTTTDFDGNYKIEVNNGDIIVFSYVGYKAQEIQYTGQASLNIPLAEDTALLEEIVIIGYGSVKKEDLTGSVDVVSSKDFNRGAIVSPDQLLQGKAAGVRITSAGGQPDAAPNIRIRGGSSLSGNNAPLIVIDGVPLDNGGIAGVGNPLSLINPNDIESFSVLKDASATAIYGSRASNGVLIITTKKGTSGEAKYNFSARTSISSISSSKQIPVMDGNEFLRFANLYFPDDIGTIGVPVGSVDTDEPFRVFSTPSGDRAVYNTDWQDAIYRTAVTQDYNFGVRANLFKKIPFRASIGYNETEGVVKTNDYERVTASIRLSPKLFDNHLKIDINAKGTSVDKNAVDEGAALGGAISMDPTKPIYDANSIFGGFYQQLQASNNPNDPNAKAGSGNPLGVLLQRMRPEKVKRLLGNIELDYKFHFLPELRAVVNLGLEASRAEIEETFSENAINAYAKVNGAPVDGTYIFNPGKSYGERQHITNVTMESYLAYRKEFDGLFINNFDIQGGYSYQNFKNDGNKDEFENDPSTGVRIPNIDPLNPNNRFFNELNLQSFFGRANINLANKYLLTASFRADGSSFFTEENRWGYFPSAALAWKAKEESFLKDVTFINDFKIRLGWGETGQQDISGQVGFYPSIPLFEIGSPESQYITGVNLYNAKEFNPDLTWEKTTTYNLGVDFDFFKNSFISGSFDIYKRETTDLLVLTNVPPGQALSDQVIQNVGATESKGFELNLNLNPVQNDTFNLSLNGNLSYNFTEVTDLKGAEQINAPDGGLAIGTGNILLRHALGEQAGSAWVLKQVYDVDGDPILGSFVDLNDDGRITEADRYYRAIQPNWTFGFGINMNYKNWDLSASFRGQLDGEIYNSRRLTHGAIDNAKSLDGTFFVNSLNFFTGDANAVFTDILDPVQYSDYFIEGASFLRCENIVLGHTLTNLLKNATLKIYGAVNNPFLITNYSGQDPENFIGIDNDFYPRATVYNLGVNIDF
- a CDS encoding RagB/SusD family nutrient uptake outer membrane protein; amino-acid sequence: MKNNILKLLLGFIVVFTTLFSCTSDLDAEPKIELSLDELLAQDPKAVEGILSRLYGSFALSGADGPGSSDISDDAGESPFLRGIVNLQDFAADAMKNRWGDNGLDQLTTTSDWTAENKFFRYLYNRIFFTIPQCNNLLSILPNVNVEDKDAITSEVRFIRALANFYLIDVFGKGVLATEENFGQTESLPEASRQELFDYVEAELLAIEPLLSTTNTYGRATKGAAQILLAKLYLNAEVYTGTARYADAATYANKVITDSPYSLATDFVSIFSADNNTSTEIILPLIADSQVSQSYGNTTYIVNGSLNADTTPLAQFGATEGWGGHRSSKAWYGLFGDLGTSTDVRASLFWTTGHNFEMTDYKEWTDGYPSVKFRNSSFSGSTLASSFSSTDFPLFRLADAYLMYAECAIRGAAGTSMNTAVQYVNDVRTRSNASTITEAQLTLQFMIDERARELNLEGHRRTDLIRFGMFTGGSYLWPWKGGVINGTSIPDHYNLYPIPSSALQANPNLTQNPGF